In a genomic window of Mustela nigripes isolate SB6536 chromosome 8, MUSNIG.SB6536, whole genome shotgun sequence:
- the ARVCF gene encoding splicing regulator ARVCF isoform X12, translating to MPAELRQEQSPGSQASLATMPEAPEVLEETVTVEEDPGTPTSHVSIVTSEDGTTRRTETKVTKTVKTVTTRTVRQVPVGPDGLPLLDGGPPLGPFADGPLDRHFLLRGGGPAATLSRAYLSSAGSFTDGPEPRDVPSYGSLSRGLGVRPTRGPLGPGPVDGCFTLPGRREAFPAGPEPVPPAGRSQPERFQAEPYGLEDDTRSLAADDEGGPELEPDYGTATRRRPECGRGLRTRPYEDVADDGGELMEERPPFPAATAPLAQPERGSLGSLDRVVRRSPSVDSARKEPRWRDPELPEVLAMLRHPVDPVKANAAAYLQHLCFENEGVKRRVRQLRGLPLLVALLDHPRAEVRRRACGALRNLSYGRDTDNKAAIRDCGGVPALVRLLRAARDNEVRELVTGTLWNLSSYEPLKMVIIDHGLQTLTHEVIVPHSGWEREPNEDSKPRDAEWTTVFKNTSGCLRNVSSDGAEARRRLRECEGLVDALLHALQSAVGRKDTDNKSVENCVCIMRNLSYHVHKEVPGADRYQEAEPGPPGGAAGSQRRRRDDAGCFGGKKAKEEWFHQGKKDGDMDRNFDTLDLPKRTEAAKGFELLYQPEVVRLYLSLLTESRNFNTLEAAAGALQNLSAGNWMWATYIRATVRKERGLPVLVELLQSETDKVVRAVAIALRNLSLDRRNKDLIGSYAMVELVRNVRNAQTPPRPGARLEEDTVVAVLNTIHEIVSDSLDNARSLLQARGVPALVALGAASQSVREAKAASHVLQTVWSYKELRGALQKDGWTKARFQSATATAKGPKGAPSPGGFDDSTLPLVDKSFDGEKPGSRDVIPMEALGPDGYSTVDRRERRARGSDPAGEASEKEPLKPDPSRKVPPGPSRPAVRLVDAVGDAKPQPVDSWV from the exons GAGCAGAGCCCGGGCAGCCAGGCCTCACTGGCCACAATGCCAGAGGCGCCCGAGGTGCTGGAGGAGACCGTGACAGTAGAGGAGGACCCTGGCACCCCTACCTCCCATGTGTCCATTGTCACATCAGAAGATGGCACGACTCGGCGCACTGAGACCAAG GTCACCAAGACGGTCAAGACAGTGACTACGAGGACAGTGCGCCAAGTACCCGTAGGCCCAGATGGCCTACCCCTGCTGGATGGAGGCCCCCCGCTAGGCCCCTTTGCAGACGGCCCGCTGGACCGGCACTTCCTGTTGCGCGGGGGCGGTCCGGCAGCCACACTTTCCCGCGCCTACCTCAGCAGTGCGGGCAGCTTTACCGATGGCCCTGAGCCCCGTGATGTCCCCAGCTATGGCAGTCTCTCCCGGGGGCTGGGTGTGCGGCCCACACGTGGCCCCCTTGGCCCAGGCCCCGTCGATGGCTGCTTCACACTGCCTGGCCGACGTGAGGCCTTCCCTGCAGGCCCTGAGCCTGTGCCGCCAGCTGGTCGCTCCCAGCCGGAGCGCTTCCAGGCAGAGCCATACGGCTTAGAGGATGACACCCGCAGTCTGGCTGCTGACGATGAGGGTGGCCCGGAGCTGGAGCCTGACTACGGTACTGCCACAAGGAGGAGGCCTGAGTGTGGGCGTGGCCTTCGAACCAG GCCCTATGAGGATGTGGCAGATGATGGCGGTGAGCTGATGGAGGAGCGGCCCCCGTTTCCAGCTGCGACGGCCCCCCTGGCCCAGCCGGAACGGGGCAGCCTGGGCAGTCTGGACAGAGTGGTACGGCGGTCGCCCTCAGTCGACAGTGCCCGTAAGGAGCCGCGTTGGCGGGACCCCGAGCTGCCAGAGGTCTTGGCTATGCTGCGACACCCCGTGGACCCTGTGAAAGCCAATGCGGCTGCCTACCTGCAGCACCTGTGCTTCGAGAATGAAGGCGTCAAGCGACGCGTGCGGCAGCTGCGGGGCCTGCCCTTGCTCGTGGCTCTGCTGGACCACCCGAGGGCAGAGGTGCGGCGGCGGGCCTGTGGGGCACTGCGGAACCTCTCTTATGGCCGGGACACGGACAACAAGGCTGCCATCCGGGACTGCGGTGGTGTGCCTGCCCTGGTGCGCCTGCTGCGGGCTGCCCGGGATAACGAGGTCCGAGAGCTCGTCACCG GCACACTCTGGAACCTGTCATCCTATGAGCCCCTGAAGATGGTCATCATTGACCACGGCCTGCAGACGCTGACCCACGAGGTCATTGTGCCCCACTCGGGCTGGGAGCGCGAGCCCAATGAGGATTCCAAGCCAAGGGATGCTGAGTGGACGACAGTCTTCAAGAACACATCGGGCTGCTTGAG GAACGTGAGTTCGGATGGCGCAGAGGCCCGGCGGCGGCTCCGGGAATGTGAGGGGCTGGTGGATGCCCTGTTGCACGCCTTGCAGTCCGCAGTGGGCAGAAAGGACACGGACAACaag TCGGTGGAGAACTGTGTGTGTATCATGCGGAACCTGTCCTACCATGTGCACAAGGAGGTGCCTGGGGCCGACAGGTACCAGGAGGCTGAGCCAGGGCCCCCGGGCGGTGCTGCGGGTTCTCAGCGCCGGAGGAGGGATGACGCCGGCTGTTTCGGTGGCAAGAAGGCCAAAG AGGAGTGGTTCCACCAAG GGAAGAAGGATGGTGACATGGACCGGAACTTTGACACACTGGACCTTCCCAAGCGAACCGAGGCTGCCAAAG GCTTTGAGCTGCTGTATCAGCCCGAGGTGGTAcgtctctacctctccctcctcACGGAGAGCCGGAACTTTAACACCCTGGAGGCTGCTGCTGGCGCCCTACAGAACCTCAGCGCTGGCAACTGGATG TGGGCCACCTACATCCGTGCCACGGTGCGCAAGGAACGTGGCCTTCCGGTGCTCGTGGAGCTGCTGCAGTCCGAGACTGACAAGGTGGTGCGTGCTGTCGCCATCGCCCTACGCAACCTTTCCCTGGACCGGCGCAACAAGGACCTCATTG GGAGCTACGCCATGGTGGAGCTGGTGCGGAACGTGCGCAATGCACAGACTCCGCCACGACCGGGTGCCCGCCTGGAGGAGGACACGGTGGTGGCCGTGCTCAACACCATCCATGAGATCGTGTCCGACAGCCTGGACAATGCGCGCTCACTGCTACAGGCCCGAGGGGTGCCAGCGCTGGTAGCACTTGGCGCTGCCAG CCAATCGGTGCGCGAAGCGAAGGCCGCCTCCCACGTGCTGCAGACTGTGTGGAGCTACAAGGAGCTGCGCGGTGCCCTACAGAAGGATGGCTGGACAAAGGCACGCTTCCAG TCAGCCACTGCTACTGCTAAGGGACCCAAAGGAGCACCGAGTCCTGGAGGCTTTGATGACAGCACCCTGCCACTGGTGGACAAGAGCTTTG ATGGTGAGAAGCCAGGCAGCCGGGACGTGATCCCCATGGAGGCACTTGGCCCAG aCGGATACTCCACTGTGGACCGGAGGGAGCGGAGGGCTCGAGGTAGTGACCCTGCAGGGGAAGCCTCTGAGAAGGAACCGTTGAAA CCCGACCCCAGCAGGAAGGTTCCTCCTGGGCCCAGCAGGCCCGCAGTCAGGCTGGTGGACGCCGTGGGGGACGCTAAGCCTCAGCCCGTTGACTCCTGGGTCTAG
- the ARVCF gene encoding splicing regulator ARVCF isoform X10, with product MPAELRQEQSPGSQASLATMPEAPEVLEETVTVEEDPGTPTSHVSIVTSEDGTTRRTETKVTKTVKTVTTRTVRQVPVGPDGLPLLDGGPPLGPFADGPLDRHFLLRGGGPAATLSRAYLSSAGSFTDGPEPRDVPSYGSLSRGLGVRPTRGPLGPGPVDGCFTLPGRREAFPAGPEPVPPAGRSQPERFQAEPYGLEDDTRSLAADDEGGPELEPDYGTATRRRPECGRGLRTRPYEDVADDGGELMEERPPFPAATAPLAQPERGSLGSLDRVVRRSPSVDSARKEPRWRDPELPEVLAMLRHPVDPVKANAAAYLQHLCFENEGVKRRVRQLRGLPLLVALLDHPRAEVRRRACGALRNLSYGRDTDNKAAIRDCGGVPALVRLLRAARDNEVRELVTGTLWNLSSYEPLKMVIIDHGLQTLTHEVIVPHSGWEREPNEDSKPRDAEWTTVFKNTSGCLRCGNVSSDGAEARRRLRECEGLVDALLHALQSAVGRKDTDNKSVENCVCIMRNLSYHVHKEVPGADRYQEAEPGPPGGAAGSQRRRRDDAGCFGGKKAKEEWFHQGKKDGDMDRNFDTLDLPKRTEAAKGFELLYQPEVVRLYLSLLTESRNFNTLEAAAGALQNLSAGNWMWATYIRATVRKERGLPVLVELLQSETDKVVRAVAIALRNLSLDRRNKDLIGSYAMVELVRNVRNAQTPPRPGARLEEDTVVAVLNTIHEIVSDSLDNARSLLQARGVPALVALGAASQSVREAKAASHVLQTVWSYKELRGALQKDGWTKARFQSATATAKGPKGAPSPGGFDDSTLPLVDKSFDGEKPGSRDVIPMEALGPDGYSTVDRRERRARGSDPAGEASEKEPLKGSDHGKKGTPGLALTEPAVELGAPWRQGLAAPLTQEPGPEILDMPPFLPLVPSLLTP from the exons GAGCAGAGCCCGGGCAGCCAGGCCTCACTGGCCACAATGCCAGAGGCGCCCGAGGTGCTGGAGGAGACCGTGACAGTAGAGGAGGACCCTGGCACCCCTACCTCCCATGTGTCCATTGTCACATCAGAAGATGGCACGACTCGGCGCACTGAGACCAAG GTCACCAAGACGGTCAAGACAGTGACTACGAGGACAGTGCGCCAAGTACCCGTAGGCCCAGATGGCCTACCCCTGCTGGATGGAGGCCCCCCGCTAGGCCCCTTTGCAGACGGCCCGCTGGACCGGCACTTCCTGTTGCGCGGGGGCGGTCCGGCAGCCACACTTTCCCGCGCCTACCTCAGCAGTGCGGGCAGCTTTACCGATGGCCCTGAGCCCCGTGATGTCCCCAGCTATGGCAGTCTCTCCCGGGGGCTGGGTGTGCGGCCCACACGTGGCCCCCTTGGCCCAGGCCCCGTCGATGGCTGCTTCACACTGCCTGGCCGACGTGAGGCCTTCCCTGCAGGCCCTGAGCCTGTGCCGCCAGCTGGTCGCTCCCAGCCGGAGCGCTTCCAGGCAGAGCCATACGGCTTAGAGGATGACACCCGCAGTCTGGCTGCTGACGATGAGGGTGGCCCGGAGCTGGAGCCTGACTACGGTACTGCCACAAGGAGGAGGCCTGAGTGTGGGCGTGGCCTTCGAACCAG GCCCTATGAGGATGTGGCAGATGATGGCGGTGAGCTGATGGAGGAGCGGCCCCCGTTTCCAGCTGCGACGGCCCCCCTGGCCCAGCCGGAACGGGGCAGCCTGGGCAGTCTGGACAGAGTGGTACGGCGGTCGCCCTCAGTCGACAGTGCCCGTAAGGAGCCGCGTTGGCGGGACCCCGAGCTGCCAGAGGTCTTGGCTATGCTGCGACACCCCGTGGACCCTGTGAAAGCCAATGCGGCTGCCTACCTGCAGCACCTGTGCTTCGAGAATGAAGGCGTCAAGCGACGCGTGCGGCAGCTGCGGGGCCTGCCCTTGCTCGTGGCTCTGCTGGACCACCCGAGGGCAGAGGTGCGGCGGCGGGCCTGTGGGGCACTGCGGAACCTCTCTTATGGCCGGGACACGGACAACAAGGCTGCCATCCGGGACTGCGGTGGTGTGCCTGCCCTGGTGCGCCTGCTGCGGGCTGCCCGGGATAACGAGGTCCGAGAGCTCGTCACCG GCACACTCTGGAACCTGTCATCCTATGAGCCCCTGAAGATGGTCATCATTGACCACGGCCTGCAGACGCTGACCCACGAGGTCATTGTGCCCCACTCGGGCTGGGAGCGCGAGCCCAATGAGGATTCCAAGCCAAGGGATGCTGAGTGGACGACAGTCTTCAAGAACACATCGGGCTGCTTGAGGTGTGG GAACGTGAGTTCGGATGGCGCAGAGGCCCGGCGGCGGCTCCGGGAATGTGAGGGGCTGGTGGATGCCCTGTTGCACGCCTTGCAGTCCGCAGTGGGCAGAAAGGACACGGACAACaag TCGGTGGAGAACTGTGTGTGTATCATGCGGAACCTGTCCTACCATGTGCACAAGGAGGTGCCTGGGGCCGACAGGTACCAGGAGGCTGAGCCAGGGCCCCCGGGCGGTGCTGCGGGTTCTCAGCGCCGGAGGAGGGATGACGCCGGCTGTTTCGGTGGCAAGAAGGCCAAAG AGGAGTGGTTCCACCAAG GGAAGAAGGATGGTGACATGGACCGGAACTTTGACACACTGGACCTTCCCAAGCGAACCGAGGCTGCCAAAG GCTTTGAGCTGCTGTATCAGCCCGAGGTGGTAcgtctctacctctccctcctcACGGAGAGCCGGAACTTTAACACCCTGGAGGCTGCTGCTGGCGCCCTACAGAACCTCAGCGCTGGCAACTGGATG TGGGCCACCTACATCCGTGCCACGGTGCGCAAGGAACGTGGCCTTCCGGTGCTCGTGGAGCTGCTGCAGTCCGAGACTGACAAGGTGGTGCGTGCTGTCGCCATCGCCCTACGCAACCTTTCCCTGGACCGGCGCAACAAGGACCTCATTG GGAGCTACGCCATGGTGGAGCTGGTGCGGAACGTGCGCAATGCACAGACTCCGCCACGACCGGGTGCCCGCCTGGAGGAGGACACGGTGGTGGCCGTGCTCAACACCATCCATGAGATCGTGTCCGACAGCCTGGACAATGCGCGCTCACTGCTACAGGCCCGAGGGGTGCCAGCGCTGGTAGCACTTGGCGCTGCCAG CCAATCGGTGCGCGAAGCGAAGGCCGCCTCCCACGTGCTGCAGACTGTGTGGAGCTACAAGGAGCTGCGCGGTGCCCTACAGAAGGATGGCTGGACAAAGGCACGCTTCCAG TCAGCCACTGCTACTGCTAAGGGACCCAAAGGAGCACCGAGTCCTGGAGGCTTTGATGACAGCACCCTGCCACTGGTGGACAAGAGCTTTG ATGGTGAGAAGCCAGGCAGCCGGGACGTGATCCCCATGGAGGCACTTGGCCCAG aCGGATACTCCACTGTGGACCGGAGGGAGCGGAGGGCTCGAGGTAGTGACCCTGCAGGGGAAGCCTCTGAGAAGGAACCGTTGAAA
- the ARVCF gene encoding splicing regulator ARVCF isoform X11 — protein MPEAPEVLEETVTVEEDPGTPTSHVSIVTSEDGTTRRTETKVTKTVKTVTTRTVRQVPVGPDGLPLLDGGPPLGPFADGPLDRHFLLRGGGPAATLSRAYLSSAGSFTDGPEPRDVPSYGSLSRGLGVRPTRGPLGPGPVDGCFTLPGRREAFPAGPEPVPPAGRSQPERFQAEPYGLEDDTRSLAADDEGGPELEPDYGTATRRRPECGRGLRTRPYEDVADDGGELMEERPPFPAATAPLAQPERGSLGSLDRVVRRSPSVDSARKEPRWRDPELPEVLAMLRHPVDPVKANAAAYLQHLCFENEGVKRRVRQLRGLPLLVALLDHPRAEVRRRACGALRNLSYGRDTDNKAAIRDCGGVPALVRLLRAARDNEVRELVTGTLWNLSSYEPLKMVIIDHGLQTLTHEVIVPHSGWEREPNEDSKPRDAEWTTVFKNTSGCLRCGNVSSDGAEARRRLRECEGLVDALLHALQSAVGRKDTDNKSVENCVCIMRNLSYHVHKEVPGADRYQEAEPGPPGGAAGSQRRRRDDAGCFGGKKAKEEWFHQGKKDGDMDRNFDTLDLPKRTEAAKGFELLYQPEVVRLYLSLLTESRNFNTLEAAAGALQNLSAGNWMWATYIRATVRKERGLPVLVELLQSETDKVVRAVAIALRNLSLDRRNKDLIGSYAMVELVRNVRNAQTPPRPGARLEEDTVVAVLNTIHEIVSDSLDNARSLLQARGVPALVALGAASQSVREAKAASHVLQTVWSYKELRGALQKDGWTKARFQSATATAKGPKGAPSPGGFDDSTLPLVDKSFDGEKPGSRDVIPMEALGPDGYSTVDRRERRARGSDPAGEASEKEPLKGSDHGKKGTPGLALTEPAVELGAPWRQGLAAPLTQEPGPEILDMPPFLPLVPSLLTP, from the exons ATGCCAGAGGCGCCCGAGGTGCTGGAGGAGACCGTGACAGTAGAGGAGGACCCTGGCACCCCTACCTCCCATGTGTCCATTGTCACATCAGAAGATGGCACGACTCGGCGCACTGAGACCAAG GTCACCAAGACGGTCAAGACAGTGACTACGAGGACAGTGCGCCAAGTACCCGTAGGCCCAGATGGCCTACCCCTGCTGGATGGAGGCCCCCCGCTAGGCCCCTTTGCAGACGGCCCGCTGGACCGGCACTTCCTGTTGCGCGGGGGCGGTCCGGCAGCCACACTTTCCCGCGCCTACCTCAGCAGTGCGGGCAGCTTTACCGATGGCCCTGAGCCCCGTGATGTCCCCAGCTATGGCAGTCTCTCCCGGGGGCTGGGTGTGCGGCCCACACGTGGCCCCCTTGGCCCAGGCCCCGTCGATGGCTGCTTCACACTGCCTGGCCGACGTGAGGCCTTCCCTGCAGGCCCTGAGCCTGTGCCGCCAGCTGGTCGCTCCCAGCCGGAGCGCTTCCAGGCAGAGCCATACGGCTTAGAGGATGACACCCGCAGTCTGGCTGCTGACGATGAGGGTGGCCCGGAGCTGGAGCCTGACTACGGTACTGCCACAAGGAGGAGGCCTGAGTGTGGGCGTGGCCTTCGAACCAG GCCCTATGAGGATGTGGCAGATGATGGCGGTGAGCTGATGGAGGAGCGGCCCCCGTTTCCAGCTGCGACGGCCCCCCTGGCCCAGCCGGAACGGGGCAGCCTGGGCAGTCTGGACAGAGTGGTACGGCGGTCGCCCTCAGTCGACAGTGCCCGTAAGGAGCCGCGTTGGCGGGACCCCGAGCTGCCAGAGGTCTTGGCTATGCTGCGACACCCCGTGGACCCTGTGAAAGCCAATGCGGCTGCCTACCTGCAGCACCTGTGCTTCGAGAATGAAGGCGTCAAGCGACGCGTGCGGCAGCTGCGGGGCCTGCCCTTGCTCGTGGCTCTGCTGGACCACCCGAGGGCAGAGGTGCGGCGGCGGGCCTGTGGGGCACTGCGGAACCTCTCTTATGGCCGGGACACGGACAACAAGGCTGCCATCCGGGACTGCGGTGGTGTGCCTGCCCTGGTGCGCCTGCTGCGGGCTGCCCGGGATAACGAGGTCCGAGAGCTCGTCACCG GCACACTCTGGAACCTGTCATCCTATGAGCCCCTGAAGATGGTCATCATTGACCACGGCCTGCAGACGCTGACCCACGAGGTCATTGTGCCCCACTCGGGCTGGGAGCGCGAGCCCAATGAGGATTCCAAGCCAAGGGATGCTGAGTGGACGACAGTCTTCAAGAACACATCGGGCTGCTTGAGGTGTGG GAACGTGAGTTCGGATGGCGCAGAGGCCCGGCGGCGGCTCCGGGAATGTGAGGGGCTGGTGGATGCCCTGTTGCACGCCTTGCAGTCCGCAGTGGGCAGAAAGGACACGGACAACaag TCGGTGGAGAACTGTGTGTGTATCATGCGGAACCTGTCCTACCATGTGCACAAGGAGGTGCCTGGGGCCGACAGGTACCAGGAGGCTGAGCCAGGGCCCCCGGGCGGTGCTGCGGGTTCTCAGCGCCGGAGGAGGGATGACGCCGGCTGTTTCGGTGGCAAGAAGGCCAAAG AGGAGTGGTTCCACCAAG GGAAGAAGGATGGTGACATGGACCGGAACTTTGACACACTGGACCTTCCCAAGCGAACCGAGGCTGCCAAAG GCTTTGAGCTGCTGTATCAGCCCGAGGTGGTAcgtctctacctctccctcctcACGGAGAGCCGGAACTTTAACACCCTGGAGGCTGCTGCTGGCGCCCTACAGAACCTCAGCGCTGGCAACTGGATG TGGGCCACCTACATCCGTGCCACGGTGCGCAAGGAACGTGGCCTTCCGGTGCTCGTGGAGCTGCTGCAGTCCGAGACTGACAAGGTGGTGCGTGCTGTCGCCATCGCCCTACGCAACCTTTCCCTGGACCGGCGCAACAAGGACCTCATTG GGAGCTACGCCATGGTGGAGCTGGTGCGGAACGTGCGCAATGCACAGACTCCGCCACGACCGGGTGCCCGCCTGGAGGAGGACACGGTGGTGGCCGTGCTCAACACCATCCATGAGATCGTGTCCGACAGCCTGGACAATGCGCGCTCACTGCTACAGGCCCGAGGGGTGCCAGCGCTGGTAGCACTTGGCGCTGCCAG CCAATCGGTGCGCGAAGCGAAGGCCGCCTCCCACGTGCTGCAGACTGTGTGGAGCTACAAGGAGCTGCGCGGTGCCCTACAGAAGGATGGCTGGACAAAGGCACGCTTCCAG TCAGCCACTGCTACTGCTAAGGGACCCAAAGGAGCACCGAGTCCTGGAGGCTTTGATGACAGCACCCTGCCACTGGTGGACAAGAGCTTTG ATGGTGAGAAGCCAGGCAGCCGGGACGTGATCCCCATGGAGGCACTTGGCCCAG aCGGATACTCCACTGTGGACCGGAGGGAGCGGAGGGCTCGAGGTAGTGACCCTGCAGGGGAAGCCTCTGAGAAGGAACCGTTGAAA
- the ARVCF gene encoding splicing regulator ARVCF isoform X9 — protein sequence MEDCNMHSAASILASVKEQEARFERLTRALEQERRHVALQLERAQQPSMGSGGMGSGQPLPMAWQQLVLQEQSPGSQASLATMPEAPEVLEETVTVEEDPGTPTSHVSIVTSEDGTTRRTETKVTKTVKTVTTRTVRQVPVGPDGLPLLDGGPPLGPFADGPLDRHFLLRGGGPAATLSRAYLSSAGSFTDGPEPRDVPSYGSLSRGLGVRPTRGPLGPGPVDGCFTLPGRREAFPAGPEPVPPAGRSQPERFQAEPYGLEDDTRSLAADDEGGPELEPDYGTATRRRPECGRGLRTRPYEDVADDGGELMEERPPFPAATAPLAQPERGSLGSLDRVVRRSPSVDSARKEPRWRDPELPEVLAMLRHPVDPVKANAAAYLQHLCFENEGVKRRVRQLRGLPLLVALLDHPRAEVRRRACGALRNLSYGRDTDNKAAIRDCGGVPALVRLLRAARDNEVRELVTGTLWNLSSYEPLKMVIIDHGLQTLTHEVIVPHSGWEREPNEDSKPRDAEWTTVFKNTSGCLRCGNVSSDGAEARRRLRECEGLVDALLHALQSAVGRKDTDNKSVENCVCIMRNLSYHVHKEVPGADRYQEAEPGPPGGAAGSQRRRRDDAGCFGGKKAKEEWFHQGKKDGDMDRNFDTLDLPKRTEAAKGFELLYQPEVVRLYLSLLTESRNFNTLEAAAGALQNLSAGNWMWATYIRATVRKERGLPVLVELLQSETDKVVRAVAIALRNLSLDRRNKDLIGSYAMVELVRNVRNAQTPPRPGARLEEDTVVAVLNTIHEIVSDSLDNARSLLQARGVPALVALGAASQSVREAKAASHVLQTVWSYKELRGALQKDGWTKARFQSATATAKGPKGAPSPGGFDDSTLPLVDKSFDGEKPGSRDVIPMEALGPDGYSTVDRRERRARGSDPAGEASEKEPLKVSSVALCS from the exons GAGCAGAGCCCGGGCAGCCAGGCCTCACTGGCCACAATGCCAGAGGCGCCCGAGGTGCTGGAGGAGACCGTGACAGTAGAGGAGGACCCTGGCACCCCTACCTCCCATGTGTCCATTGTCACATCAGAAGATGGCACGACTCGGCGCACTGAGACCAAG GTCACCAAGACGGTCAAGACAGTGACTACGAGGACAGTGCGCCAAGTACCCGTAGGCCCAGATGGCCTACCCCTGCTGGATGGAGGCCCCCCGCTAGGCCCCTTTGCAGACGGCCCGCTGGACCGGCACTTCCTGTTGCGCGGGGGCGGTCCGGCAGCCACACTTTCCCGCGCCTACCTCAGCAGTGCGGGCAGCTTTACCGATGGCCCTGAGCCCCGTGATGTCCCCAGCTATGGCAGTCTCTCCCGGGGGCTGGGTGTGCGGCCCACACGTGGCCCCCTTGGCCCAGGCCCCGTCGATGGCTGCTTCACACTGCCTGGCCGACGTGAGGCCTTCCCTGCAGGCCCTGAGCCTGTGCCGCCAGCTGGTCGCTCCCAGCCGGAGCGCTTCCAGGCAGAGCCATACGGCTTAGAGGATGACACCCGCAGTCTGGCTGCTGACGATGAGGGTGGCCCGGAGCTGGAGCCTGACTACGGTACTGCCACAAGGAGGAGGCCTGAGTGTGGGCGTGGCCTTCGAACCAG GCCCTATGAGGATGTGGCAGATGATGGCGGTGAGCTGATGGAGGAGCGGCCCCCGTTTCCAGCTGCGACGGCCCCCCTGGCCCAGCCGGAACGGGGCAGCCTGGGCAGTCTGGACAGAGTGGTACGGCGGTCGCCCTCAGTCGACAGTGCCCGTAAGGAGCCGCGTTGGCGGGACCCCGAGCTGCCAGAGGTCTTGGCTATGCTGCGACACCCCGTGGACCCTGTGAAAGCCAATGCGGCTGCCTACCTGCAGCACCTGTGCTTCGAGAATGAAGGCGTCAAGCGACGCGTGCGGCAGCTGCGGGGCCTGCCCTTGCTCGTGGCTCTGCTGGACCACCCGAGGGCAGAGGTGCGGCGGCGGGCCTGTGGGGCACTGCGGAACCTCTCTTATGGCCGGGACACGGACAACAAGGCTGCCATCCGGGACTGCGGTGGTGTGCCTGCCCTGGTGCGCCTGCTGCGGGCTGCCCGGGATAACGAGGTCCGAGAGCTCGTCACCG GCACACTCTGGAACCTGTCATCCTATGAGCCCCTGAAGATGGTCATCATTGACCACGGCCTGCAGACGCTGACCCACGAGGTCATTGTGCCCCACTCGGGCTGGGAGCGCGAGCCCAATGAGGATTCCAAGCCAAGGGATGCTGAGTGGACGACAGTCTTCAAGAACACATCGGGCTGCTTGAGGTGTGG GAACGTGAGTTCGGATGGCGCAGAGGCCCGGCGGCGGCTCCGGGAATGTGAGGGGCTGGTGGATGCCCTGTTGCACGCCTTGCAGTCCGCAGTGGGCAGAAAGGACACGGACAACaag TCGGTGGAGAACTGTGTGTGTATCATGCGGAACCTGTCCTACCATGTGCACAAGGAGGTGCCTGGGGCCGACAGGTACCAGGAGGCTGAGCCAGGGCCCCCGGGCGGTGCTGCGGGTTCTCAGCGCCGGAGGAGGGATGACGCCGGCTGTTTCGGTGGCAAGAAGGCCAAAG AGGAGTGGTTCCACCAAG GGAAGAAGGATGGTGACATGGACCGGAACTTTGACACACTGGACCTTCCCAAGCGAACCGAGGCTGCCAAAG GCTTTGAGCTGCTGTATCAGCCCGAGGTGGTAcgtctctacctctccctcctcACGGAGAGCCGGAACTTTAACACCCTGGAGGCTGCTGCTGGCGCCCTACAGAACCTCAGCGCTGGCAACTGGATG TGGGCCACCTACATCCGTGCCACGGTGCGCAAGGAACGTGGCCTTCCGGTGCTCGTGGAGCTGCTGCAGTCCGAGACTGACAAGGTGGTGCGTGCTGTCGCCATCGCCCTACGCAACCTTTCCCTGGACCGGCGCAACAAGGACCTCATTG GGAGCTACGCCATGGTGGAGCTGGTGCGGAACGTGCGCAATGCACAGACTCCGCCACGACCGGGTGCCCGCCTGGAGGAGGACACGGTGGTGGCCGTGCTCAACACCATCCATGAGATCGTGTCCGACAGCCTGGACAATGCGCGCTCACTGCTACAGGCCCGAGGGGTGCCAGCGCTGGTAGCACTTGGCGCTGCCAG CCAATCGGTGCGCGAAGCGAAGGCCGCCTCCCACGTGCTGCAGACTGTGTGGAGCTACAAGGAGCTGCGCGGTGCCCTACAGAAGGATGGCTGGACAAAGGCACGCTTCCAG TCAGCCACTGCTACTGCTAAGGGACCCAAAGGAGCACCGAGTCCTGGAGGCTTTGATGACAGCACCCTGCCACTGGTGGACAAGAGCTTTG ATGGTGAGAAGCCAGGCAGCCGGGACGTGATCCCCATGGAGGCACTTGGCCCAG aCGGATACTCCACTGTGGACCGGAGGGAGCGGAGGGCTCGAGGTAGTGACCCTGCAGGGGAAGCCTCTGAGAAGGAACCGTTGAAA